One segment of Pantoea sp. Lij88 DNA contains the following:
- the phoU gene encoding phosphate signaling complex protein PhoU: protein MDNLNLNKHISGQFNAELEHIRTQVMIMGGMVEQQLTDAITAMHNLDGELAQRVIDGDQKVNMMEVEIDEACVRIIAKRQPTAIDLRLVMAIIKTISELERIGDVAEKISRTALEKFGQQHLPLLVSLESLGRHTVQMLHDVLDAFARMDLNEAITIYREDKKVDKEYEGIVRQLMTYMMEDPRTIPSVLTALFCARAIERIGDRCQNICEIIFYFVKGQDFRHVGGDRLDELLSGDDGSNKPS, encoded by the coding sequence ATGGATAATCTGAATCTGAATAAGCACATCTCCGGTCAGTTCAATGCCGAACTGGAGCATATCCGTACCCAGGTGATGATCATGGGCGGCATGGTCGAGCAGCAGCTGACCGATGCCATTACCGCGATGCATAATCTGGATGGCGAACTGGCGCAGCGGGTGATCGACGGCGACCAGAAGGTCAACATGATGGAAGTGGAGATTGATGAAGCCTGCGTGCGCATCATCGCCAAACGTCAGCCGACCGCGATCGATTTGCGCCTGGTGATGGCGATCATCAAAACCATTTCCGAGCTGGAGCGCATTGGTGACGTGGCGGAGAAGATCAGCCGCACGGCGCTGGAGAAGTTTGGTCAGCAGCATCTTCCGCTGCTGGTGAGCCTTGAGTCGCTGGGGCGTCACACCGTACAGATGCTGCATGATGTTCTGGACGCCTTTGCCCGCATGGATCTTAATGAAGCGATCACCATCTACCGTGAAGACAAAAAGGTGGATAAAGAGTACGAAGGCATTGTGCGTCAGCTGATGACCTACATGATGGAAGATCCACGCACCATTCCCAGCGTGCTGACAGCGCTGTTCTGTGCCCGCGCCATTGAGCGCATCGGCGATCGTTGCCAGAACATCTGCGAAATCATCTTCTATTTCGTCAAAGGTCAGGATTTCCGTCACGTTGGCGGCGATCGGCTCGATGAATTACTGTCGGGCGACGACGGCAGCAACAAACCTTCCTGA
- a CDS encoding MFS transporter: protein MSPSPQSKPGVTPGKAMLAAVSGYAMDGFDLLILGFMLPAISVSLALNPSQAGSLVTWTLIGAVIGGIVFGHLSDRYGRIRMLTVTILVFSVFTGLCAVAQGYWDLLAWRTLAGVGLGGEFGIGMALIAEAWPAEKRNRASAWVGIGWQLGVLMAAFITPPLLNIIGWRGMFLVGLLPALVSFAIRRGMGEPEAYQRQVKHVPSLSFPARLKLLVRDRATAKASLGIFILCSVQNFGYYGLMIWMPSYLSSSFGFSLTKSGLWTAVTVVGMTFGIWLFGVLADRFARWKIFLLYQFGAVVMVVIYAQLRDPNIMLFTGAIMGMFVNGMIGGYGALISDTFPPQVRATAQNVLFNLGRGVGGFGPVVIGLLASQFSFTAAITLLALIYLLDIAATLFLLPKKQSQEDALGAIG from the coding sequence ATGTCCCCTTCTCCCCAATCTAAGCCAGGCGTCACGCCGGGCAAAGCGATGCTGGCTGCGGTCAGCGGTTATGCCATGGATGGATTTGACCTGCTGATACTCGGCTTTATGCTGCCGGCTATCAGTGTTTCGCTGGCGCTCAATCCATCACAGGCGGGATCGCTGGTGACCTGGACGCTGATTGGCGCGGTCATCGGTGGCATCGTCTTCGGTCATCTCAGCGACCGTTATGGCCGCATCCGCATGCTGACCGTCACGATTCTGGTCTTCTCAGTCTTTACCGGCCTGTGCGCGGTGGCGCAGGGTTACTGGGATCTGCTCGCCTGGCGCACGCTGGCGGGTGTGGGGCTGGGGGGTGAGTTTGGTATCGGCATGGCGCTGATTGCCGAAGCCTGGCCCGCAGAGAAGCGTAATCGTGCGTCGGCCTGGGTCGGTATCGGCTGGCAGCTCGGGGTGCTGATGGCGGCCTTTATCACGCCACCGCTGCTGAATATTATCGGCTGGCGTGGCATGTTCCTGGTCGGTTTACTGCCTGCGCTGGTCTCGTTCGCTATTCGTCGCGGCATGGGCGAACCGGAGGCGTATCAGCGGCAGGTTAAACATGTGCCGTCACTCTCGTTTCCGGCACGCCTGAAGCTGCTGGTACGCGATCGTGCCACCGCCAAAGCCAGCCTGGGTATCTTCATCCTCTGTTCAGTACAGAACTTTGGTTACTACGGGCTGATGATCTGGATGCCGAGCTACCTCTCCTCCAGCTTTGGCTTCAGCCTGACGAAGTCGGGCCTCTGGACGGCGGTGACGGTGGTCGGAATGACCTTTGGCATCTGGCTGTTTGGCGTGCTGGCCGACCGTTTTGCGCGCTGGAAAATCTTCCTGCTCTATCAGTTTGGTGCGGTAGTCATGGTGGTGATCTATGCCCAGCTGCGCGACCCGAACATCATGCTGTTTACCGGCGCGATCATGGGGATGTTTGTTAACGGCATGATTGGCGGCTACGGTGCGCTGATTTCCGATACCTTCCCGCCGCAGGTACGTGCCACCGCGCAAAATGTCCTGTTCAATCTTGGACGCGGCGTGGGCGGCTTCGGTCCGGTAGTGATTGGTCTGCTGGCGAGCCAGTTCTCATTCACGGCGGCGATTACCCTGCTGGCGCTGATTTATCTGCTGGATATTGCGGCGACGCTGTTCCTGCTGCCGAAGAAACAGAGTCAGGAAGATGCGCTGGGCGCGATTGGCTGA
- the pstB gene encoding phosphate ABC transporter ATP-binding protein PstB, which yields MSIATASADKIQVRNLNFYYGKFHALKNINLDIAKNQVTAFIGPSGCGKSTLLRTFNKMYSLYPEQRAEGDILLDGENILATQQDIALLRARVGMVFQKPTPFPMSIYDNIAFGVRLFEKLSRADMDERVQWALSKAALWNETKDKLHQSGYSLSGGQQQRLCIARGIAIRPEVLLLDEPCSALDPISTGRIEELITELKQDYTVVIVTHNMQQAARCSDHTAFMYLGELIEFSDTDTLFTKPAQKQTEDYITGRYG from the coding sequence ATGAGTATTGCGACAGCATCAGCCGATAAAATTCAGGTCCGTAATCTGAACTTCTATTACGGCAAGTTTCATGCGCTGAAGAACATCAATCTGGATATCGCTAAGAATCAGGTCACCGCGTTTATCGGGCCATCGGGCTGTGGTAAATCGACCCTGCTGCGTACCTTCAATAAAATGTACTCGCTCTACCCGGAACAGCGGGCTGAAGGTGACATTCTGCTGGATGGCGAAAACATTCTGGCGACCCAGCAGGATATCGCGCTGCTGCGCGCCCGCGTCGGCATGGTATTCCAGAAGCCGACGCCGTTCCCGATGTCGATCTATGACAACATCGCCTTTGGCGTGCGCCTGTTTGAAAAGCTGTCGCGTGCCGATATGGATGAGCGTGTGCAGTGGGCGCTGAGCAAAGCGGCGCTGTGGAATGAAACCAAAGACAAGCTGCATCAGAGCGGTTACAGTCTTTCCGGCGGCCAGCAGCAGCGTCTCTGCATTGCGCGCGGTATCGCCATTCGCCCGGAAGTATTGCTGCTGGATGAGCCCTGCTCCGCGCTGGATCCCATCTCGACCGGCCGTATTGAAGAGCTGATCACCGAGCTGAAGCAGGATTACACCGTGGTGATTGTGACGCACAACATGCAGCAGGCGGCACGCTGCTCTGACCATACCGCTTTCATGTACCTGGGCGAACTGATTGAGTTCAGCGACACCGACACGCTGTTCACCAAGCCCGCGCAGAAGCAAACCGAAGACTACATTACTGGCCGTTACGGCTGA